The Oscillospiraceae bacterium sequence CTTAATCCGGTAAATTCATTACCATCTACAAGCCCTCGACCTTCAAATACATTAAAAACTGTTTCGAGATAACTTTTGCCATTAGTAACTTTAATATTGTTACTGTCACCCCATTCAGTCTGAACGGTCAGTTCAGAAGTAAGAACATTAAACAGAAACTTAACAGCGTTTTCTCCCGACAAGTATCCATTGGCATCAGCCTTAACTCCTTTTGATATACCTGCCTGATTTGCAACATTGAAATATCCCGTAGGATATCCTCCCATTGTTTCGGCATAAATATCATATCCAAGTAGTTTAATCGCAGCTGCAACGGCTTCCTGTAAAGTAACAGGACTTTCCGGGTAAAAGTTTCCCATTCCGTTACCATTAATAATTCCCAGATTTTCCATAGCCTGAATATGTGTGCAGTACATAGTTTCTGAATTTACATCAGTAAATTTGCCCGTGTATCCTGATTTGGAAATCCCGTGAACTCCTGATATTTTTGAAAAATACATCATCAGTTCGCCACGGGTAATCACCTTTTGGTTGGTAAAAGTATCAGGATTTGAGATGATATCCAAAACTGCGAGAAGGTTATACTTACCTTTTACAACCTTTACAGGTTCCTGAGGTTCCGAAGGCTTCGCTTCTTCATCTGGTGTATCAGGTTCAGTTACCGAAGTATCCGTCTCTTCTTTAGGAACTTCAGAATCTTCATAAGTACCTTCCTCTGTCTCATCTTCCGATGTATCATCCTCAGTGTCTTCAGGAATAACCTCTTTTTCATAAACACCTGAAGATTCTGCTTCTGTATTCATCTCATCAGCATATACTGCTCCTGCAAATAACAAGGATAAAATTAGAACCCAACTTAATACTCTTCTTAAATTCATAATTTAATCCATTCCTTTCATTTCGCTCAAGGTACAAACAAGTGTGAAAATATTGCTGCACCTATCCTCTGTTTGTCGCATAACCATTTCAATATAGTTATACCTGTGATGAAGTTAAAATACTTCATCTTATGCGGACTATTTTGCCCACAAAACGTCATTGTTTTGCCATCGAAAAATAATTCATCAGGATTCTGAATCCAATGTTAATACTGCAGTTGTGATACCAACGTCAGTAAGACCATTGTTTTCAAGCCATCCGTCAAGTCCTGCATTCGCAATAACATTGCTTGCAGTTAACGCTCTTAGTTCTAACTCAGGCTTTACATAATTTTTCATAGTATTTCCTCCTTTTATTAAGATTTTTTAAAGACGGCTTTCCATCTTGCCTTAAGTATATCATTTTCATTTAAAGGAGTATATAGGAAAAAACAAACAATTTGCGAAAATCCAAAATGTTTATTTTATTTGACATATTTACACAGACTTGCTATAATATCTTAAAAAAGGGGATTTCGCCTAATTTATCTGTTGTTTTATAACATTAATTTCCAAATGAAAAATTTAGATTAAACAAAAAGGGTGGTAGTGTATATATGTATGAAAAACCGAAAATGATTTCAAATTATGACATCAATATAATAGAAGTTTCTTCTGTCGCAAAAGAAAAATATAACAGGACATGGAAATATAGCAAGGAATTTCCTAAAAAAATGTATAAAATTGCTTATGTTCTAAAAGGTGAATATATAGCGTATGTAAATAACAAAAAATATCATCTTAAAGATAATGACATATTATATTCAGGCGGTTTCTATAAGTTTTCTTCATATAGTATCACCAATGATTTTTCCGGCATATATATCTATTTTATTGTTGGAGATTCTGTGGCGGAAGAGGATAGTTTTTTTCATAACTTTCACCAGATAAAAGGCAACGAAAATATAAGAAAAAAATTTGCTGCTATATTAAACGAGTATAACTCCAAATCATATAACAATAAACTTATCACCAAAAAAATTTTATATGAAATATTTGCAGATGTTCTCGATTTGAAACTTATGAATACCAAAACAAGTTTAGATATATATTCCCTGAAAAACGCAATTACCTATCTTGAACAAAACTATTTAAAAAATGACATCAGTATTGATTATCTTGCTAATTTATGTAATTATACAACTACACATTTCACTAACTTATTTAAAAAAGTTTATAATACAACTCCTAAAAATTACATAATTGATTTAAGGATGCAAAAAGCAAAGGATTTACTTATATACACTTCGTATTCAATTTTAGAAATTTCAAATATTACAGGTTATTCAAACCCTGCATATTTCAGTGCTGCTTTTAAATCTTCGGTAGGCTGCTCACCTCTTTCGTATCGCAGGAAAAACAGTTAGACGTCATCTATCCAAGCAAAAATGGACGTTTTGGGGACAGTCCCCAAAACGTCCATTTTTTTACATATCATACATTATACATTCAATTTTTTAAATGTTTTAATCCATTCTCTTTTTATGTATTCATGGCCCATAGCAGTTGGATGAACACCATCAAAAATCCAATATGATGCTTCGGTATTTTCTGATAGTTTATCAAATCCTTCCTGTAATTTGATGTATGGTAAATCATACTTTTCGGCAATTTTTTCTGACATTTTTGCACGTTCTTTAACTTCTTTAGAAAAGTCATCCCAATTTTCTAATGTAGCAGTTCCTTTTAGAACGAAAGGTTCCATTATAATAATTTTTATTTGAGGAAGTGCTTCTTTTACTTCAGAGATTAACATATCATATATTTTAAAGAATTTAT is a genomic window containing:
- a CDS encoding helix-turn-helix transcriptional regulator produces the protein MYEKPKMISNYDINIIEVSSVAKEKYNRTWKYSKEFPKKMYKIAYVLKGEYIAYVNNKKYHLKDNDILYSGGFYKFSSYSITNDFSGIYIYFIVGDSVAEEDSFFHNFHQIKGNENIRKKFAAILNEYNSKSYNNKLITKKILYEIFADVLDLKLMNTKTSLDIYSLKNAITYLEQNYLKNDISIDYLANLCNYTTTHFTNLFKKVYNTTPKNYIIDLRMQKAKDLLIYTSYSILEISNITGYSNPAYFSAAFKSSVGCSPLSYRRKNS
- a CDS encoding lysophospholipase; its protein translation is MKRILFQGDSITDALRIRDNDEFAGSGYANLVKAELGFEFPGEYEFINRGISGNKSVDVYSRIKTDIINLKPDVMSILMGVNDVWHEYEIQNGVDTDKFFKIYDMLISEVKEALPQIKIIIMEPFVLKGTATLENWDDFSKEVKERAKMSEKIAEKYDLPYIKLQEGFDKLSENTEASYWIFDGVHPTAMGHEYIKREWIKTFKKLNV